aagccaggctggaggcaagagcgagccgtCCCAATTCCTTAAATCAGCAGAAGAAACacaaggctggagctgtgctccctgtgctttGTTCTGAGGCAGCAGGTCCTGTGCTCCCCCTCTGGTTTGTGCTCTCCAGAGGAGCTACAGAGTGGCCAGGATGCGCAGGAAGGAAACCACCACCACACAGAAGGTCTGGCCCACGCCAAAAATGAGCGCCTCAAAGGGaatcatttttttccctgcagctctgtaaaCTCCAGCAATGGCAGCACCTGtggagagggggaaaagccaAGACATGAATGTGAGacagctgctgtgcacagggatGAGGGGGAGCCTCAGGATGTGAGGCTGGGACAGAGAACAGCAGGGTCTGAACCTCTCCCTGCTCACCAGCAGGCAGGAACgctgggctggggatggctgaCAAACCTCAGCCAGGAACCAGAGCGTGCTGGTGGCAATGGGAGAACTGGTGCTGAAACTCCGCTGGgcctccagcagctgtgggggctgGGGTGGTTTGGGACACACCTTTGTCACACGATCCCACAGGCTGCAAACATTACCCAGGTCTGGGCACTGACACCAAACTTCGGAGAGATTTTCCTCCAGGCGCTCAGAAATGTGAAAGCCCCTTGGCTCTGCACCCGCTGGGCACGTTTGGTATGCCCGACACGGGGTCCAACCCTTTCAAACGTGCGGCAAGGGGGAAATAAAGCCAGAAGGGAAATCTCCATCCCGCGGACCATGCCCCGCGCTCCCGAAGTTAACCTGTgatccccgcagcccccggccctGCCGTACTTGTGAGGGTGCCGGCGGTGATGGGTCCCACGATGCCCATCAGCAGCACGCTCACGGACATGAACCGGCCGTACTTGTGGTGCCGGAGCGTGAAGAGCGCAAGCAGCGCGGCCGGGACGTGGAAGGCAAGGGAGGAGACGACTGCCCACAGGAAGACGCCGTACCACATCTCTGCGGAGAGAACGGTGTGAGGGCGGCCCGCGGCCCGCAGGCCTCCAGCGGCCCCGGCGGGCGGAGGCCGCTCCGGGCAGGGAGGTACCTGGGAAAGTGGAGAGCGGGCTGGAATAGGTGGTGGTGCCATTGCCCACGCGGGGCACGAGGCGAAGGCTGAGgatctgctgcaggagccccccGCCACCGCCGCCCGCTTCGCCGCCGTCCATCCCCGCACCCGCCCCGCCGCCATCCGCCACCGCCCCTTCCGCCCACCGCAGCCAATGGGAAACGCTGTAAGATGATAGACATGGCTTTTCGCCAATCAGCGCTGGTCTTCGGGCAGACGGGCCCCGCCCCGACCCCGCGCTGCCATGGGAACGGCTGTGGGCCGCAAGGAACGCTGGGAGTGCCGGCGGGACGCTCTGGCCCGCTGGCGGACTCTCGTCTCTGCTCCCCGCGCGCGGCGCCGCCCCGGAGGCGCGGCCGTTCTTCCTGCCCGCCAGGGGGCgcccgcgggcggcggcggcgctctGGGCGGCGCGGGCGGGAGCAGcgaggcggcggggccgggccgggccgggccgcagcATGTCGGGCTCGGAGtcggagcaggagcaggagcaggagctgtacTCCTCGGCCGACGATGACGATTACGTGCCCTCGGGTGAGTGGCggcgggcgggaggcggcgctgccggcgcccCCGGCGCTCACGGTGTGTGCTTGCAGGTGCGGAGTACAGCGAGGATGATGAGAGCGAGCTGGTGCGGGAGGAGGAGCCGGCGGGCAGCCCGCGGCCGGCCCGCGGCAGGAGGAGCCCCCGGCGGCCCGGCAGCAGGTACGGCCCTGGGAACGGAGAACGGGAAACGCCGCGCTGCGGTCCGGGGTAGGGGCAGGAGCGGAGAAGCTCGGCCCGACAGACAACGTGTCTGAAAAGCCTCCCCAGCAGGAGTTGTTTATATTAGCGTTCTTCAGCGCAAGGCACGCACAGACGGGGTTTGTCACGTTGATATAAACATATACAGACTTTAGTTGAGGTTGGTTTCTATCCAGCCCAGGTTCTCCTCCCCTCCTGGCTACTGCATTATCCCAGAGCCACAGGaccctggaatggtttgggttggaagggaccttaaagaccaccttgttccacccctgccatgggcagggacacctccccctAGACCAGGTcactcaaagctccatccaaccactgaacacctccagggatggggcagccactgGCCAGCCTGTACCAGTGTTTCAGCACATTATATACTCccagaaatgcatgcaaagGGGCCAGTTCACTTCAGGGGCACTGCCTGCATCAGTCCCACTGTattttctgagcagcagcatctttaaataaaatacatacacTCCAAGGTTAAGAGAGAGCCTCTCAAATTGGATGTGTTagtaaaaatatgaaatattatgTTGCTTCACCCAAACTTGCAGTTAATCTCTGGAATAGTGTTGCAGCAGCTCCATATAcgttttttttcttcttttttggcATCTGCTttcaggaagaggaagaaaggaggtCTCTTGTTAGAGGCAGatgagaaagaggaagaaaaggccCAGCAGAatggagaggagcagaaagaGGAGGAAGTGGATGATGTAGagcaaataaaaagaagaaaagaagaagaagaaaaaaagaaagaggat
This portion of the Ammospiza nelsoni isolate bAmmNel1 chromosome 13, bAmmNel1.pri, whole genome shotgun sequence genome encodes:
- the TMEM170A gene encoding transmembrane protein 170A, giving the protein MDGGEAGGGGGGLLQQILSLRLVPRVGNGTTTYSSPLSTFPEMWYGVFLWAVVSSLAFHVPAALLALFTLRHHKYGRFMSVSVLLMGIVGPITAGTLTSAAIAGVYRAAGKKMIPFEALIFGVGQTFCVVVVSFLRILATL